One segment of Deinococcus sp. Leaf326 DNA contains the following:
- a CDS encoding outer membrane protein assembly factor — translation MRHPLTLAVTLALSAPAFAQQAGTVQDITVTGTTDLLANFVRASLNVQPGAALSSVNLRQVEQDVVATGYFKSAVAELRTVSGRDVLSIAVVPNPTISAVEASGLTFLPGDQFKSSIAELLNIAPGATLNTQRVDQAKEALAENYRQQGFPFVPSISTEVKTNTDGSVTVNFVVDETAPISRIEVEGNTLLPAATISAIFKPLYDARKFTSQTFFAAADALEQAYMAAGYVQSGLNPQGISLQNGVLKVSVLESRVSDIDVSPLGADVTSAGLQTQTGQPLTLAKLQADVRTLANRTGKPVGFALQPNPQNPAQVTVLFGSAGVESGPVKSIVFSGNTRVPTATLAAAVKTKAGDVYSPQLAQDDFLAVRDAYRKAGYEISTRDAITFKDGVLTFNLREVRLVGYELQWQGEHRTQDRVILRELPTAGGIFNLTETQDALGRISRLGYVTVTGVNARSDAQTPENITYVIQLSESGVRGIPLSLSAAYDSLTGISGELGYQFPNAFGLGHTAGFSVTALRNDAGQNLAGNVNYTIPWLDLNFGDFRTNRTSLTVAAGTSVGGNQAILDSTQTDTGRDYTVRTTGFSLNLGRNITPNLSAAIGTSFNYKTYYLENLRDGEASTTTDAAATALLPQSNRTTRFEGSLGYDNTDSPEFPGRGVRASGLVAYNFGAAGSNPLSWTDTEAGVSGYYGFGRKVPRSFGTETYSDALAARVNAGTSFGSFPSGTGYYIGGSNPLASRELRGLSDGQLFGTSYLTSSVEYRHDFGLSGSVAQGIYGVVFADYGAAWNSSSAMSSAYGVGAGVQLNLGIGGTKLPSLRFDYGFSPSNTEASRGKFHFRIGNFW, via the coding sequence ATGCGACACCCCCTGACGCTCGCCGTGACCCTCGCCCTCAGCGCCCCCGCCTTCGCCCAGCAGGCCGGCACGGTGCAGGACATCACCGTCACCGGAACCACCGACCTGCTCGCCAACTTCGTGCGGGCCAGCCTGAACGTGCAGCCGGGCGCGGCGCTCTCGAGCGTCAACCTGCGCCAGGTCGAGCAGGACGTCGTGGCCACCGGCTACTTCAAGTCGGCCGTGGCCGAACTGCGCACCGTCTCGGGACGCGACGTGCTGAGCATCGCCGTGGTGCCCAACCCGACCATCAGCGCGGTCGAGGCGAGCGGACTGACCTTTCTGCCCGGTGACCAGTTCAAGAGCAGCATCGCCGAACTGCTGAACATCGCCCCCGGCGCGACCCTCAACACCCAGCGCGTCGACCAGGCCAAGGAGGCGCTGGCCGAGAACTACCGCCAGCAGGGCTTCCCCTTCGTGCCCAGCATCAGCACCGAGGTCAAGACGAACACCGACGGCAGCGTCACGGTGAACTTCGTCGTAGACGAGACCGCGCCCATCTCGCGGATCGAGGTCGAGGGCAACACGCTGCTGCCGGCCGCGACCATCAGCGCCATCTTCAAGCCGCTGTACGACGCCCGCAAGTTCACTAGCCAGACCTTCTTCGCGGCGGCCGACGCGCTGGAGCAGGCCTACATGGCAGCCGGCTACGTGCAGTCGGGCCTCAACCCCCAGGGCATCTCGCTGCAAAACGGCGTGCTGAAGGTCAGCGTCCTCGAAAGCCGCGTCTCGGATATCGACGTCTCGCCGCTGGGCGCGGACGTGACCTCGGCCGGTCTCCAGACCCAGACCGGGCAGCCCCTCACGCTCGCCAAGCTCCAAGCCGACGTGCGGACCCTCGCCAACCGGACCGGCAAGCCGGTGGGCTTCGCGCTGCAGCCCAATCCCCAGAACCCGGCGCAGGTCACCGTACTGTTCGGCTCGGCCGGGGTCGAGAGCGGGCCGGTCAAGAGCATCGTCTTCAGTGGCAACACCCGTGTTCCCACCGCCACGCTGGCGGCCGCCGTGAAGACCAAGGCGGGCGACGTGTACTCGCCCCAGCTCGCGCAGGACGACTTTCTGGCCGTGCGCGACGCCTACCGCAAGGCCGGCTACGAGATCAGCACCCGTGACGCGATCACCTTCAAGGACGGCGTCCTGACCTTCAACCTGCGCGAAGTGCGCCTCGTGGGCTACGAACTCCAGTGGCAGGGCGAGCACCGCACCCAGGACCGCGTGATCCTGCGCGAGCTGCCCACCGCGGGCGGAATCTTCAACCTCACCGAGACCCAGGACGCCCTGGGGCGCATCAGCCGCCTGGGATACGTCACCGTGACCGGCGTGAACGCCCGCAGCGACGCCCAGACGCCCGAGAACATCACCTACGTCATCCAGCTCAGCGAGAGCGGCGTGCGCGGCATTCCCCTGTCGCTCTCGGCGGCCTACGACAGCCTCACCGGGATTTCGGGCGAACTCGGCTACCAGTTCCCCAACGCCTTCGGCCTGGGCCACACGGCGGGTTTCTCGGTCACGGCGCTGCGTAACGATGCCGGCCAGAACCTCGCGGGCAACGTCAACTACACGATCCCCTGGCTGGACCTGAACTTCGGGGACTTCCGCACCAACCGCACCAGCCTGACGGTCGCGGCGGGCACTTCGGTGGGCGGCAACCAGGCCATCCTCGACAGCACCCAGACCGACACGGGGCGCGACTACACCGTGCGGACCACCGGTTTCAGCCTGAACCTGGGGCGCAACATCACGCCCAACCTCAGCGCGGCCATCGGTACGTCCTTCAACTACAAGACCTACTACCTGGAAAACCTGCGTGACGGCGAGGCGAGCACGACCACCGACGCCGCCGCCACGGCCCTGCTGCCCCAGAGCAACCGCACCACCCGTTTCGAGGGCAGCCTGGGCTACGACAACACAGACAGCCCCGAGTTCCCCGGCCGGGGGGTGCGCGCCAGCGGGCTGGTCGCCTACAACTTCGGCGCAGCGGGCAGCAACCCCCTGAGCTGGACCGACACCGAGGCCGGCGTCAGCGGGTACTACGGCTTCGGGCGCAAGGTACCGCGTTCCTTCGGCACCGAGACCTACAGCGACGCCCTGGCCGCGCGCGTCAACGCCGGCACGAGCTTCGGCAGCTTCCCCAGCGGCACCGGCTACTACATCGGGGGCAGCAACCCGCTTGCGTCGCGCGAATTGCGCGGCCTGAGCGACGGCCAGCTGTTCGGCACGAGCTACCTCACCTCCAGCGTGGAGTACCGCCACGACTTCGGCCTCAGCGGCAGCGTGGCCCAGGGCATCTACGGCGTGGTCTTCGCGGACTACGGCGCGGCCTGGAACAGCAGCTCGGCCATGAGCAGCGCCTACGGGGTGGGTGCGGGTGTGCAGCTCAACCTAGGCATCGGCGGCACGAAGCTTCCCAGCCTGCGCTTCGACTACGGCTTCAGCCCCAGCAACACCGAGGCCTCCCGCGGCAAGTTCCACTTCCGGATCGGCAACTTCTGGTGA
- a CDS encoding ABC transporter ATP-binding protein produces MTVPSHSPAPDPARSGAPALELRGITKRFPLVLANDDISLSVNWGSVHALCGENGAGKSTLMKIVYGAQPPTSGEIVVDGQPAAFSSPADAIARGIGMVFQHFQLVDTLTVTENVILGAEPTSGTSINYGAARKKVAELIARFNFGLNPDALVGDLPVGRQQKVEILKTLYRGARILILDEPTAVLTPSETDELFDFLKNQYAASGNAVIFISHKLHEVLHISDTISVIRDGKMIGSIPSQGATTEILARMMVGRDVSLRVAKTPARPGDVALDVRDVVVRGGHGNAVDGVSFGVRAGEIVGIAGVEGNGQSELVEAITGLQPYSGTVTYLGQGARGVREVEAAGLSHIPEDRNERGLVLDMTTAENFILGEQDRAPFAGRLGFLNRDVIEQNARDLSEKYDVRPRSTSLQAGRYSGGNAQKLIVAREMRKGPKILVASQPTRGVDIGAIEFIHARIVEARDQGLAVLLVSADLGEIMNLSDRILVMYEGKIAGEMDAAHATETELGLMMTGSGAHGAPQSPATQGGRSGEVSTTQQTGER; encoded by the coding sequence ATGACCGTTCCATCCCATTCGCCCGCGCCGGACCCGGCCCGGAGCGGCGCCCCCGCACTGGAACTGCGCGGCATCACCAAGCGCTTTCCCCTGGTGCTGGCCAACGACGACATCAGCCTCTCGGTGAACTGGGGCAGTGTCCACGCGCTGTGCGGTGAGAACGGCGCAGGCAAGAGCACCCTGATGAAGATCGTGTACGGTGCCCAGCCGCCCACGAGCGGCGAGATCGTGGTGGACGGCCAGCCGGCGGCCTTCTCCAGCCCCGCTGACGCCATCGCGCGCGGCATCGGCATGGTGTTCCAGCACTTTCAGCTCGTGGATACCCTGACCGTCACCGAGAACGTGATCCTGGGCGCCGAGCCGACCTCCGGCACGTCCATCAACTACGGCGCAGCGCGCAAGAAGGTGGCCGAACTCATCGCCCGCTTCAACTTCGGCCTGAACCCCGACGCCCTGGTGGGCGACCTGCCGGTGGGCCGCCAGCAGAAGGTCGAGATCCTCAAGACCCTCTACCGGGGCGCGCGCATCCTGATTCTCGACGAGCCGACGGCCGTCCTGACCCCCAGCGAGACCGACGAGCTGTTCGACTTCCTGAAAAACCAGTATGCGGCGAGCGGCAACGCGGTCATCTTCATCAGCCACAAGCTGCACGAGGTGCTGCACATCAGCGATACCATCAGCGTGATCCGCGACGGCAAGATGATCGGTTCGATTCCCTCGCAGGGCGCCACCACCGAAATCCTGGCCAGGATGATGGTCGGCCGCGACGTGAGCCTGCGGGTCGCCAAGACCCCCGCGCGCCCCGGCGACGTGGCGCTCGACGTCCGGGACGTGGTCGTGCGCGGCGGGCACGGCAACGCGGTGGACGGCGTGAGCTTCGGCGTGCGCGCCGGCGAGATCGTGGGGATCGCGGGGGTCGAGGGCAACGGCCAGAGCGAACTCGTCGAGGCGATCACCGGCCTGCAGCCCTACAGCGGTACGGTCACCTACCTGGGCCAGGGGGCGCGCGGCGTGCGTGAGGTCGAGGCGGCGGGACTGTCGCACATTCCCGAGGACCGCAACGAGCGCGGGCTGGTGCTGGACATGACCACCGCCGAGAACTTCATTCTGGGCGAGCAGGACCGCGCGCCCTTCGCCGGAAGGCTGGGCTTCCTGAACCGCGACGTGATCGAGCAGAATGCCCGCGACCTCTCGGAGAAGTACGACGTGCGGCCGCGCAGCACCTCGCTCCAGGCTGGGCGCTATTCGGGCGGCAACGCCCAGAAGCTCATCGTGGCGCGCGAGATGCGCAAGGGCCCCAAGATCCTGGTCGCCAGCCAGCCCACGCGCGGGGTGGACATCGGGGCCATTGAGTTCATCCACGCCCGCATCGTCGAGGCGCGTGACCAGGGCCTCGCCGTGCTGCTCGTCAGCGCCGACCTGGGCGAGATCATGAACCTCTCGGACCGCATCCTGGTCATGTACGAGGGCAAGATCGCCGGTGAGATGGACGCCGCGCACGCCACCGAGACCGAGCTGGGCCTGATGATGACCGGCAGCGGCGCCCACGGAGCCCCCCAGAGTCCGGCCACCCAGGGGGGGCGCAGCGGCGAGGTCAGTACCACCCAGCAGACCGGCGAACGTTGA
- the hemB gene encoding porphobilinogen synthase codes for MSLPLPAQRPRRLRRTPALRALTREVTLAPAHLIHPMFVHERQDDTPVATMPGVMRHSIGSAVESARAALALGIRSVILFGIPDAKDALGGGAYDDEGVIQRATRAIKAALPELTVIADTCLCEYTDHGHCGPLCEVGDGGWTVDNDPTLELLARTAVSQARAGADVVAPSAMMDGQVAAIRAGLDEAGFGHVPIMSYAVKYASAYYGPFRDAAGSTPSVGDRASYQMDPAGGYREALREARLDVAEDADYLMVKPALAYLDVLKLLRDEFDLPLVTYNVSGEYAMVKAAAQLGFMDERRTVLETLIGMRRAGADAIITYHALDAARWLAESR; via the coding sequence ATGAGTCTTCCCCTGCCTGCCCAGCGGCCCCGCCGGCTGCGCCGCACCCCCGCGCTGCGCGCCCTGACACGCGAGGTCACGCTCGCGCCCGCGCACCTCATCCACCCGATGTTCGTGCACGAGCGCCAGGACGACACGCCGGTCGCCACCATGCCCGGTGTCATGCGCCACAGTATCGGCAGCGCGGTCGAGTCGGCGCGCGCGGCGCTGGCGCTGGGCATCCGTTCGGTGATCCTCTTCGGGATTCCGGATGCCAAGGACGCGCTGGGCGGCGGCGCCTACGACGACGAAGGCGTGATCCAGCGGGCGACCCGCGCCATCAAGGCCGCTCTCCCCGAACTGACCGTCATCGCCGACACCTGTCTGTGCGAGTACACCGACCACGGCCACTGCGGCCCGCTGTGCGAGGTCGGTGACGGCGGGTGGACGGTGGACAACGACCCCACGCTGGAGCTGCTGGCGCGCACGGCCGTCTCGCAGGCCCGTGCCGGGGCGGACGTCGTAGCCCCCAGCGCCATGATGGACGGCCAGGTGGCGGCCATCCGCGCCGGGCTGGACGAGGCGGGCTTCGGACACGTGCCGATCATGAGCTACGCGGTCAAGTACGCCAGCGCCTATTACGGCCCCTTCCGCGACGCGGCGGGCAGCACCCCCAGCGTGGGCGACCGCGCCAGCTACCAGATGGACCCGGCGGGCGGCTACCGCGAGGCGCTGCGCGAGGCCCGGCTGGACGTGGCCGAGGACGCCGACTACCTCATGGTCAAGCCGGCACTGGCGTATCTCGACGTGCTCAAGCTGCTGCGCGACGAGTTCGACCTGCCGCTCGTCACCTACAACGTCTCGGGCGAGTACGCGATGGTCAAGGCGGCCGCGCAGCTCGGGTTCATGGACGAGCGCCGCACGGTCCTCGAAACCCTGATCGGGATGCGCCGCGCCGGGGCCGACGCCATCATCACCTACCACGCGCTGGACGCCGCGCGCTGGTTGGCGGAGAGCCGGTGA
- a CDS encoding antibiotic biosynthesis monooxygenase, producing MITVANRIYVNPEYHDQFAERFRERAGLVDGMPGFVANHVLRPTKEGEPFVVLTFWESREAFEAWTQSDAFRQGHARSGSLPREAFSGPNVLEMHEVVTSTPQP from the coding sequence ATGATCACCGTCGCCAACCGCATCTATGTCAACCCCGAGTACCACGACCAGTTCGCCGAGCGTTTCCGTGAGCGCGCGGGGCTGGTGGACGGCATGCCCGGCTTCGTCGCCAACCACGTGCTGCGCCCCACCAAGGAGGGCGAACCCTTCGTCGTCCTGACCTTTTGGGAAAGCCGCGAGGCCTTCGAGGCCTGGACTCAGAGTGACGCCTTCCGGCAGGGCCACGCCCGCAGCGGCTCGCTGCCCCGCGAGGCCTTCAGCGGGCCCAACGTGCTGGAGATGCACGAGGTCGTGACGAGTACGCCTCAGCCCTAA
- a CDS encoding cyclin-dependent kinase inhibitor 3 family protein has product MSGPLRIDWADTSLWPGRLGLTFAPGKQGVSLLHPGVTHSRDMAEDFRVLAAEGVSVLAPLIEEFEFELLNMGGYHEEAARRGIVLAPCPIPDREVPQDLAAFGALLDELMDALLDGRRVVVHCRGGLGRAGLTAACLLVQGGLGATEAVALVRRARPGTIETAGQEAFVHTFETRQGGTP; this is encoded by the coding sequence ATGAGTGGACCGCTGCGCATCGACTGGGCCGATACCTCGCTGTGGCCGGGGCGTCTGGGTCTCACCTTCGCGCCGGGCAAGCAGGGCGTGAGTCTGCTGCATCCCGGCGTCACGCACAGCCGCGACATGGCCGAGGATTTCCGCGTGCTGGCCGCAGAGGGCGTGAGTGTCCTTGCCCCCCTCATCGAGGAGTTCGAGTTCGAGCTGCTGAACATGGGGGGCTACCACGAGGAAGCTGCGCGCCGAGGCATCGTGCTCGCGCCCTGCCCCATTCCCGACCGGGAGGTGCCGCAGGACCTCGCCGCCTTCGGGGCGCTGCTCGACGAACTCATGGACGCGCTGCTCGACGGCCGCCGGGTGGTCGTGCACTGCCGGGGGGGGTTGGGCCGCGCGGGATTGACCGCCGCGTGCCTGCTCGTGCAGGGTGGACTGGGAGCCACGGAGGCGGTCGCTCTCGTGCGGCGCGCGCGGCCCGGTACGATCGAGACGGCCGGGCAGGAAGCCTTCGTCCACACCTTCGAGACCCGACAGGGAGGAACCCCATGA
- a CDS encoding succinate dehydrogenase hydrophobic membrane anchor subunit has protein sequence MIRARTFMDARQQSHSNAELNWWIFMRISGLILMFLVLGHVYMTFVQVSESDATFDAVVSKLGNPAWKLYDWLILGLALMHGGNGARYVIDDYVRSRPNRAWVRNTFFTVLALLFVFGTVGLFAI, from the coding sequence ATGATCCGCGCACGAACCTTTATGGACGCCCGGCAGCAGTCGCACTCCAACGCCGAACTGAACTGGTGGATCTTCATGCGCATCAGCGGCCTGATCCTGATGTTCCTGGTGCTGGGGCACGTCTACATGACCTTCGTGCAGGTGAGCGAATCCGACGCGACCTTCGACGCGGTGGTCAGCAAACTGGGCAACCCCGCCTGGAAGCTCTACGACTGGCTGATTCTGGGCCTGGCGCTGATGCACGGCGGCAACGGCGCGCGCTACGTCATCGACGACTACGTGCGCTCGCGCCCCAACCGCGCCTGGGTGCGCAACACCTTCTTCACGGTGCTGGCGCTGCTGTTCGTGTTCGGCACCGTGGGCCTGTTCGCCATCTGA
- a CDS encoding succinate dehydrogenase iron-sulfur subunit yields the protein MLKVKVKILRFNPETDKKAHWETYEVEAQPSDRVLDVIHQVKWFIDPSLALRRSCMHGICGSDAMLIQGRNRLACKTLVRDVIKKSGDTVTVEPIRGLKVERDLVVDMEPFFDSYKAIMPYFINESPAPATERVQSEEQAERMAHSSNCILCACCTTSCPIFWVNGSYIGPASIVQAHRFIFDSRDQATNQRLNIMNQNTGVWRCRTAYNCTEACPRDIPITQLIEEVKRAVMYQQA from the coding sequence ATGCTCAAGGTCAAGGTCAAGATTCTGCGCTTCAACCCCGAGACCGACAAGAAGGCGCACTGGGAGACCTACGAGGTCGAGGCTCAGCCCAGCGACCGCGTCCTGGACGTGATTCACCAGGTCAAGTGGTTCATCGACCCCAGCCTAGCCCTGCGCCGGTCGTGCATGCACGGCATCTGCGGCAGCGACGCCATGCTGATCCAGGGCCGCAACCGCCTGGCCTGCAAGACGCTCGTGCGCGACGTGATCAAGAAGAGCGGCGACACCGTTACCGTCGAGCCCATTCGCGGCCTGAAGGTCGAGAGGGACCTCGTCGTGGATATGGAGCCCTTCTTCGACTCGTACAAGGCGATCATGCCGTACTTCATCAACGAGTCGCCGGCGCCCGCCACCGAGCGCGTCCAGTCCGAAGAGCAGGCCGAGCGCATGGCCCACTCCTCGAACTGCATCCTGTGTGCGTGCTGCACGACCTCCTGCCCGATCTTCTGGGTCAACGGAAGCTACATCGGGCCGGCCAGCATCGTGCAGGCGCACCGCTTCATCTTCGACAGCCGTGACCAGGCGACCAATCAGCGCCTGAACATCATGAACCAGAATACTGGGGTCTGGCGCTGCCGCACTGCCTACAACTGCACCGAAGCGTGCCCCCGCGACATCCCGATCACCCAGCTCATTGAGGAAGTCAAGCGCGCCGTGATGTACCAGCAGGCGTAA
- a CDS encoding phosphatase PAP2 family protein: protein MDSLWLAVTNLGRDEVFIAVLALYTLLVNPRGGRHLGVAFALSYLVNTAVKFGLDLPRPFTSDPSVASEAARRTALGPGLPSGHTQMAATLWLGMAAQVRRGWFWGVAGALVALIGASRLLLHVHYPSDVIVGLALGLGFAFLAAAFPFPEQGLGRWVPAGVLVLIAAFLPAGTPREYGTALGLMAGFWAARPDFTPPRDWAGRVIVGVVGLAIIFAAYFVLGALPQSLKDIGVVRALRYGALVLVAVHAVPLVLRRWLPVQVAVPVTPPLASGVR, encoded by the coding sequence ATGGACTCTTTATGGCTGGCCGTGACCAATCTGGGCCGGGACGAGGTCTTCATCGCCGTTCTGGCGCTGTATACCCTGCTGGTCAACCCCCGCGGCGGCCGCCACCTGGGCGTCGCCTTTGCGCTGAGCTACCTCGTGAACACTGCCGTGAAATTCGGCCTGGACCTGCCGCGTCCCTTTACCAGTGATCCTTCGGTCGCCTCGGAAGCGGCCCGGCGCACCGCGCTGGGGCCAGGCCTGCCCAGCGGACACACCCAGATGGCCGCGACCCTGTGGCTCGGTATGGCCGCGCAGGTCCGCCGGGGCTGGTTCTGGGGCGTGGCGGGCGCACTCGTGGCGCTCATCGGGGCGTCGCGTCTGCTGCTGCACGTGCACTACCCCTCCGACGTGATCGTGGGGCTGGCACTGGGGCTGGGCTTCGCGTTTCTGGCCGCCGCCTTTCCCTTTCCCGAACAGGGGCTGGGGCGCTGGGTGCCGGCGGGCGTCCTCGTGCTCATCGCCGCCTTCTTGCCGGCGGGCACGCCGCGCGAGTACGGCACCGCCCTGGGCCTGATGGCCGGGTTCTGGGCCGCGCGCCCCGACTTCACGCCGCCGCGCGACTGGGCCGGGCGCGTGATCGTCGGCGTGGTGGGGTTGGCCATCATCTTCGCGGCGTATTTCGTGCTGGGCGCGCTGCCGCAGAGCCTCAAGGACATCGGGGTGGTGAGGGCGCTGCGTTACGGCGCCCTGGTCCTGGTCGCCGTACATGCCGTGCCGCTCGTGCTGCGGCGCTGGCTGCCCGTACAGGTGGCCGTGCCGGTCACGCCGCCCCTCGCTTCGGGCGTACGCTAG
- the sdhA gene encoding succinate dehydrogenase flavoprotein subunit: MHHRYDVLVVGAGGAGLMAALYAAKGNVSVACISKLYPTRSHTGAAQGGIGAALGNVAEDHWEWHMFDTVKGGDYLTDQDAAEVFSKDIIDVVYELEHMGLPFSRTADGKIAQRKFGGHTREFGKAAVERSCYAKDRTGHMILQTLYQQNVKAGTLFFNEFHVTDLLIEDGRCRGVVAYELSTGELHTFHAKAVILAAGGYGRIFKITSNAVTLTGDLMSIYYRKGLPLEDMEFYQFHPTGLAKLGILVTEGIRGEGGILRNEGGERFMERYAPTIKDLAPRDIVSRSIITEIREGRGVGRDKDAVNIDLTHLPREVIEGKLAEITDLARTYLGLDPVKDLVPIQPTAHYAMGGIPTDLNGLCLSDGNGGSVEGLYAAGEQACVSLHGANRLGTNSLGDLVVFGRRAGIYAAQYARQVEFADLPEDPQAESRALFDSLRQGTGKENAAVIRKELQESMMNNVGIFRNGPDMEKQVDILKDLKARYRNVTVGDPSKRYNSELIEAMELGFALDCAEAMTASALNRTESRGAHDREDFTERNDVDWLKHTMAYKDLDKPGNVLIGYKDVALKGFTRAFEPKPRVY; the protein is encoded by the coding sequence ATGCATCATCGTTATGACGTTCTGGTTGTCGGGGCGGGCGGCGCAGGCCTGATGGCGGCGCTGTACGCGGCCAAGGGCAACGTGTCGGTCGCCTGCATCAGCAAGCTCTACCCCACCCGCTCGCACACCGGCGCGGCGCAGGGCGGTATCGGCGCGGCCCTGGGCAACGTCGCCGAAGACCACTGGGAATGGCACATGTTCGACACGGTCAAGGGCGGCGACTACCTGACCGACCAGGACGCGGCCGAGGTGTTTTCCAAGGACATCATCGACGTCGTGTACGAACTCGAGCACATGGGTCTGCCCTTCTCGCGCACGGCGGACGGCAAGATCGCCCAGCGCAAGTTCGGTGGGCACACCCGCGAGTTCGGCAAGGCCGCCGTCGAGCGCAGCTGCTACGCCAAGGACCGCACCGGCCACATGATCCTCCAGACGCTGTACCAACAGAACGTCAAGGCCGGCACGCTGTTCTTCAACGAGTTCCACGTCACCGACCTCCTCATCGAGGACGGGCGCTGCCGGGGCGTCGTCGCCTACGAGCTCTCGACGGGCGAACTGCACACCTTCCACGCCAAGGCCGTGATTCTGGCGGCGGGCGGCTATGGACGCATCTTCAAGATCACGTCGAACGCCGTGACCCTGACGGGCGACCTCATGAGCATCTACTACCGCAAGGGCCTGCCGCTCGAGGACATGGAGTTCTACCAGTTCCACCCGACGGGCCTCGCCAAACTGGGTATCCTGGTCACGGAAGGCATCCGCGGCGAGGGCGGCATCCTGCGCAACGAGGGCGGCGAGCGCTTCATGGAGCGCTACGCGCCGACCATCAAGGACCTCGCGCCGCGCGATATCGTCTCGCGCAGCATCATCACCGAGATTCGCGAGGGCCGGGGCGTAGGCCGCGACAAGGACGCCGTGAACATCGACCTGACGCACCTGCCGCGCGAGGTCATCGAGGGCAAGCTCGCCGAGATCACGGACCTGGCGCGCACCTATCTGGGGCTTGACCCAGTCAAGGACCTCGTGCCGATCCAGCCGACCGCGCACTACGCGATGGGCGGCATCCCGACCGACCTCAACGGCCTGTGCCTCTCGGACGGCAACGGCGGCTCGGTCGAGGGGTTGTACGCGGCCGGCGAACAGGCGTGCGTGTCGCTGCACGGTGCCAACCGTCTGGGCACCAACAGCCTCGGCGACCTCGTGGTGTTCGGCCGCCGGGCGGGCATCTACGCTGCGCAGTACGCCCGCCAGGTCGAATTCGCCGACCTGCCCGAAGACCCGCAGGCCGAGAGCCGTGCTCTGTTCGACTCGCTGCGCCAGGGCACCGGCAAGGAGAACGCCGCCGTGATCCGCAAGGAGTTGCAGGAGTCGATGATGAATAACGTCGGCATCTTCCGCAACGGCCCGGACATGGAAAAGCAGGTCGACATCCTGAAGGACCTCAAGGCGCGTTACCGCAACGTGACGGTCGGCGACCCCAGCAAGCGCTACAACAGCGAACTGATCGAGGCGATGGAACTGGGCTTTGCCCTGGACTGCGCCGAGGCCATGACCGCCAGCGCCCTGAACCGCACCGAGTCGCGCGGCGCGCACGACCGCGAGGACTTCACCGAGCGCAACGACGTGGACTGGCTCAAGCACACCATGGCCTACAAGGACCTGGACAAGCCCGGTAACGTGCTCATCGGTTACAAAGACGTGGCCCTCAAAGGCTTTACGCGGGCCTTTGAGCCCAAACCGCGCGTCTACTGA
- the sdhC gene encoding succinate dehydrogenase, cytochrome b556 subunit produces the protein MPGAAAKWEFEEDRGMYKGREGQWAFLLHRLSGLAILLYLMLHVLSIGSFLFGERVYMAIHELYDLWVFRIGLVGVVGAVVYHSFNGLRIIAMDMTGFGVAYQRQMWYGVLVISVLATGYAALRLYPRLVGGY, from the coding sequence GTGCCAGGCGCGGCGGCGAAGTGGGAATTTGAGGAGGACCGAGGAATGTATAAGGGAAGAGAGGGGCAGTGGGCCTTCTTGCTCCACCGCCTGTCCGGGCTGGCGATTTTGCTGTACCTGATGCTGCACGTGCTGAGCATCGGCTCGTTCCTTTTCGGCGAGCGGGTGTATATGGCGATTCACGAACTGTATGACCTGTGGGTCTTCCGGATCGGGCTGGTGGGCGTCGTGGGGGCTGTGGTGTACCACTCCTTCAACGGCCTGCGCATCATCGCGATGGACATGACCGGCTTCGGCGTGGCCTATCAGCGCCAGATGTGGTACGGCGTCCTGGTGATCAGCGTGCTGGCGACCGGCTACGCGGCCCTGCGCCTGTACCCGCGCCTCGTGGGGGGCTACTGA